AAGATTATACGAGCTAAATTGGAATACGTCATGCAATTACCGCCAAATCACATCCATATGTGGTACTCGCGACTCGAtagcaaacgaaaaaaaaaggtaccatttgaatttttgctttccttgacgaaaaaattaaaaaaaaaatatatcctccCCGGCGGGGAATCGAACCCCGGTCTCCCGCGTGACAGGCGGGGATACTTACCACTATACTACCGAGGACATGGTAACATGgccgagagagaaaattgaagttcaaaaatttttagtatccgttttgagaaagaaaaaagtaaatcctCCCCGGCGGGGAATCGAACCCCGGTCTCCCGCGTGACAGGCGGGGATACTTACCACTATACTACCGAGGATATGATATCGAGGTTGAAAATGGACTTTTTTGCCTTCAAATTTTTAGTATCCGTTttgagaaagataaaaataaatcctccCCGGCGGGGAATCGAACCCCGGTCTCCCGCGTGACAGGCGGGGATACTTACCACTATACTACCGAGGACATGGTAACATTGGCCAAAATagacaaataaattttcaattttcaacttgtGGCTATTTGACATATTCTAGCCCAGTCGTTTGAGGGATCTGTCGTGAGAATACgaatagaaagaaatttaTATCTTTGCAGACATGGTATCATttttcgagaagaaaaaaaagttctgaAAACTTTTATCCTATTCTAGTCTCATCTATGAAAAGGGGATTAAAGAACAGAAATCGAAAATTAGAAagtggacaaaaaaaagcgAGGACAAAAGGATGTTATCTCGGCAGGGATTTGAACCCCGATTTCTCGAAATTGAACATTAGCCGAGCGTACTAACCAGTTGTACTACCGAGATTACCGGTTTCACAACGACGAATAATGGCTATGATTTTGCTGAAAATTTACTGCTTCTGCAAAACAGGACCAAAaaaggatcaaaaaatcttcctcGGCAGGGATTTGAACCCCGATTTCCCGTTCAGCAATTTAGTCGAGCGTACTAACCAGTTGTACTACCGAGGATTTGCGAACTTTGTATACACGTGAGTAATACTTCAATCGTATAAAATTTGCATAGccatcgattgaaaaatacgaaaacttGTACTTGtgaaatttgtgaattttggtaaaaaaacgCTTATGTTTAATACCACACCGATCGCATCGATAAAACataacttatttttattcactcgtAGCAACCACTTATTTTAATCAGCACGTTACTCATGCTCTTGTAACAAAATGAGCTGGCATTTTATATCCCTTCGATAGCTCAGTTGGTAGAGCGGTGGACTGTAGTTGGTAATGACGATCATAAGAGATATCCATAGGTCGCTGGTTCAAATCCGGctcgaaggaaaattttttttccagtcatTTTTGAATGTCCAACGTACGGAGGCATTAACAATTTTGGCTATGTTCGAAGTTAGAAAAAAGGATAGGAGAACAAATAGTTGAGCGATTTTGGAAAGGCATGGAAAAACGAAGGCACAAAATTCGATTTCCAATTTGAGGagggttggttttttttttttttgtgaattatTACTATCTTTGAATATCCTGTCTGTGAATTATAGTTGACCGCTGAATGCGTAACATGGGTGTTTTTGAAAgggatatttattttaacgTTCTCTCTAATTTCCCTTTCGAATTCGCTGTCTATCGTCGACTGCCCCATTTATTCGCCTGGCAATGGAATTGAaggcagcaggagcagcaggaCCAGCAGCGGCAGCTATTTCACGTTCACCGCGAATAACAGACGCAACTACAGAGACTACACGGACAGCACAATAAGTCCAATTACTTTAATTGTAGTCTCACAGTCTGCTGGATATAATGCGAATACCGCCCACTATGCACCGGAAGAGAACAAACGGGGCGAACCAAACGCCGCTAAACAATTTACCAACGATTTTCCTCGTCCaacatttttctccttcggtttttgttctattaTCATCTTCTAGGAGACTTTCGTTTGTACGTTTACTCACCcgttgatcaaatttttagtagaaattcatcgatcagttatcgtaatttttcgtGGCTTTCGTTCTCgcgattcaacattttttcagatttcgtCCTTTTTCGTCCTTAAGATTCCCCTAGATTGCAAAAATTTCTGTAATCAATTGCCCTATTTCACACTCATACATCCGCCGAAATAGCTCAGTTGGGAGAGCGTTAGACTGAAGATCTAAATGTCCCCGGTTCAATCCCGGGTTTCGGCAGAGGTTTAACTTTTTTGCTACCCTTTTTGCTCACGTAACGTCTTAAAAATTGTGATGATGTATTGCTCCATTTCACATTGAAACATGCGCCGAAATAGCTCAGTTGGGAGAGCGTTAGACTGAAGATCTAAATGTCCCCGGTTCAATCCCGGGTTTCGGCAGtgcgacttttttttcctgcaccacttcgctttttttattcgacgatCAATCATCTACCCAGGAGTAGAGTTTTCGACGCTGCTCCAAATTATATTCTAACCGATAGCGAAAAAAACTTGTGATCAATCCGGAAGTTCAATTTTGTTGACAAAGCAGATCGTTTCTTCATATTTTGTCGAGTAAGCCAAATCAATCTATTTTCAGAATCGATCGAgtcatcgccaatttatcgatccaaaaagtaaaaaatcaaggatatcccAATGGGAataattcgtagctcaatttaaccAACGAATttgtgttcctggggtcaaaatacgttggaTAAGCATCCTACAATCGATTTCCGAAATACGCCATTCTtggtccaaaaatcgaaaaaatccatttcttggtttttttttttctatcatgatgtaaaaaattgatactTTCTTCTACTAGGTTTGATATGCtgttcttatgtattttgacctcggaaatccaaatctgggagtcaaattgatttatctatgAACCTGATTCATTTCTGCCAATTCGCCGATCCAGAAAGTGCATAgatatcgaaaaagtttcgtcaagttcgaaaaatatgTTGGAAAAAGTGGCGCATTCGGAGTGTCGGTGGGATAATAAATGGATTATACGATACAAGGACGGTATTTAGaatcgaaatattcatttattcctatTATAGCTACTCGTATCACAATTTCGAGAATGAAGATAGCCGAGACATTGCGTCAATGTCGAACTCCagagttgaaattttgacgatCCTTCAGTATCGATTAGTCCTGCAGGTGGGACTGCACGAAATATCCGACATAGTTTTCAGACCGAATCTCTTGTACGTTCTCGCATCGGAACCGCAACAAGTTCCAGCGTTAGATCCGGCGTAGTTGGGTGCGCACGAGTTAATTTCATCTACAATTTCCCCCTCGCGATCTCGACGTCCCGTACAGTTCGCAGAGTCCGGAGAACAGGCCGACGAAGGAACTCGACCTCCACGTATCACGTAAACTATCCCGCAACAAACGAGAACCACGAGAACGCCCAGTAATCCTGCTAtctgaaaacgaaataaaaaaacagggaaaagAAACAGGTTAAGAAAAACCAATCGCTCTCAGGATCACTGCGCTATATACGACTCAAGGAGGCAAAGGACGTCGCAACAATTTCCCGAATCTTCGATCCTCCagcggtatatacatataaagtaAAGCTGTACGACGTATTGAATACTTTAAAGGATACGATAGTGAGGATCGTTTTGAGTCTGTTGTGTCTCAGGCGAGGCCAGGGGAGCATCTGGACGTTGCACAGGTGAATCCTCTCGGTACTCGGTTCGAGATTATCGACCGGTTGGGAAGTCCATCCCTCGTGGCAGACGCAGAATCCGGTAGCGTTGTCCTTCGAACCGTGATGGCAGTACACGTTCTGCGAGAcgttcgaaaagaaatcaatctcgtatacgaaaaattatcgccgAATCGTTTCGTACCGACAGATACGGGAGCGGCTCGGACCGCCAAGCAGCCTCCGCAACACCCTGGCTCAACGTGCGCACTTCCTCCTCGTCCACAGCGTTTTCCAAATCCCGACAAGTGTTGCTGGCCGGCACGTAAGCCTGGattgtatttgaaattttttttataaaaatcacGAAAGATACCGGAGAGAAAATTGACAGCGAAATTTCCATCACCCtgaagataataaaattccgtaccgaaatttattttttattatcactcATGTCgctattttaaaaattcatagtatgtatatacgacgaATTTATCAAGTAATGGTAAAAATGAAACCGTTAAAAGAAGGAGTTATAAATTCTTGTCAAATTAACTCGTAACCATGAAGCACACGCTACATCGCATGCTGATACGGAATACCACCTCTTGATTCTCTTCATCACGGTGCGAATCGAGCGAACGCTTAcatacgaaaaaatttaccgtgaaaaatttacgaaacaCCGTACGGTAAACCGaaagttaaaatttttcaaagtataatCGTTGTAGCAAAATCTGAacgatttttctcctctctcctgAGGAAAGTTCTCCGACATCGGATCGGAAGATGTACACAGACGAAAAACTTGGAGActcggaacggaaaaaaaaaacaatcgtctGATCGACGGTGTTTATATggtactgaaattttttttcgttattacgTACGACGTCGGGTAGGTCCTTGGTGGCGTCAGCTATGCAGATGGGAACTGGCTGACACCGTTGCTGCCGACGGTTGAAGAAGTTCCTTTTCCCGTTGTATTTCACGTGACAGTTAACCGGACGACAGTCATCGAGAGTGTCCAGATCGACGGTTGAACATTTCCTGGGATTAGCGGTACCGTAATAGCCTCCTGACATACGCCACGAagtttcatatatatacacgcacgtCCCGGAAAAGTGCAGCgtgcgggggggaaaaaaaaaaagactcgcCGTAAGACATCGTGTAATACGTATCGAAacgggaaaaatttcgtttatcGACGATATAGTAAATGACCGTCACCTCGAATAAACGAATTCGCCGACGACGATACGCTGCTGTCGAATTTTATCCTCCGATGAATTTCCCCGGTCTGATTGTTCTTCGTGTTGTAACCGATCGCTATCACGCATTCACCGACTCGATCGTGGAGGTActgaattaacaaaaaaaaagtgtacgaaatcgtggagagagagagagagagagagagagaaaaaaaaaacatcgatgcGCACGATTACGGCTACATGTGCGACTCGAATGATCGAATTCCGCGTCTCCTTCGTTCTCCATATTTCATGGGCATTTAGGGATTATTGGTACCGCGCACGAGTGACTTGCACCCGCTGCGATATACGCGCGACCGATAATCGCGATGCGGTTGCTGCCCATACCCATAGGTAAAAATTCCCGGTGTCATGCAACGACGAATAAACTTTCGCGACGCATTATCGCACGAGATTAAAACTTCGCTTACCACCGACGTGAATTATTTCGTCCGATAAACAACTGTACGCTCGTCAATTCTGCACCTACTTTCTGCACTTCTTTACACGACTTTTATATACACACCGcactatagatatatacaatataatcgATTATTCACCTCTATGATATCTACACCGTGAACTTGTTCCATGTAAGGgactttttattcatcccgCGATAAAAGCTCCTCATTTTCTATTCCCCTCCAATAAATGtataagaggaaaaaggaattcctctcgttttttttatatacattcgtATCGCTGATCGGCAAAAACCGTTTCgtccaatttttgtttttttttctgttctcttcgtcgaaaaaattgcACCCCAACGATTTGCGCCGCGGCAATAAAAATtccatgaaaattattctataCACCGCCTATACAAATgcacaatatacatatacgcggaCGACTATatgttttcgaaataatttcatccttTCTATCGCGTACCCctgtttgaaatgaaataaaaaaataaaaaaaaaaaactacaaaataaatgaataaaataaaaaaaaatgaataaaataaaaaaataaaata
This region of Athalia rosae chromosome 7, iyAthRosa1.1, whole genome shotgun sequence genomic DNA includes:
- the LOC105691068 gene encoding uncharacterized protein LOC105691068 isoform X2; protein product: MNYTDSPYSCDVEITNEGKQWCSINVRMIKCCETICPNDVECEHMQLIGGDMGEIAPTISRNVTLVWPTLAYVPASNTCRDLENAVDEEEVRTLSQGVAEAAWRSEPLPYLSNVYCHHGSKDNATGFCVCHEGWTSQPVDNLEPSTERIHLCNVQMLPWPRLRHNRLKTILTIIAGLLGVLVVLVCCGIVYVIRGGRVPSSACSPDSANCTGRRDREGEIVDEINSCAPNYAGSNAGTCCGSDARTYKRFGLKTMSDISCSPTCRTNRY
- the LOC105691068 gene encoding uncharacterized protein LOC105691068 isoform X3, whose translation is MVDEITFALLRLLISDVEITNEGKQWCSINVRMIKCCETICPNDVECEHMQLIGGDMGEIAPTISRNVTLVWPTLYLHDRVGECVIAIGYNTKNNQTGEIHRRIKFDSSVSSSANSFIRGGYYGTANPRKCSTVDLDTLDDCRPVNCHVKYNGKRNFFNRRQQRCQPVPICIADATKDLPDVAYVPASNTCRDLENAVDEEEVRTLSQGVAEAAWRSEPLPYLSNVYCHHGSKDNATGFCVCHEGWTSQPVDNLEPSTERIHLCNVQMLPWPRLRHNRLKTILTIIAGLLGVLVVLVCCGIVYVIRGGRVPSSACSPDSANCTGRRDREGEIVDEINSCAPNYAGSNAGTCCGSDARTYKRFGLKTMSDISCSPTCRTNRY
- the LOC105691068 gene encoding uncharacterized protein LOC105691068 isoform X1; protein product: MNYTDSPYSCDVEITNEGKQWCSINVRMIKCCETICPNDVECEHMQLIGGDMGEIAPTISRNVTLVWPTLYLHDRVGECVIAIGYNTKNNQTGEIHRRIKFDSSVSSSANSFIRGGYYGTANPRKCSTVDLDTLDDCRPVNCHVKYNGKRNFFNRRQQRCQPVPICIADATKDLPDVAYVPASNTCRDLENAVDEEEVRTLSQGVAEAAWRSEPLPYLSNVYCHHGSKDNATGFCVCHEGWTSQPVDNLEPSTERIHLCNVQMLPWPRLRHNRLKTILTIIAGLLGVLVVLVCCGIVYVIRGGRVPSSACSPDSANCTGRRDREGEIVDEINSCAPNYAGSNAGTCCGSDARTYKRFGLKTMSDISCSPTCRTNRY
- the LOC105691068 gene encoding uncharacterized protein LOC105691068 isoform X4, whose product is MVFYVEITNEGKQWCSINVRMIKCCETICPNDVECEHMQLIGGDMGEIAPTISRNVTLVWPTLYLHDRVGECVIAIGYNTKNNQTGEIHRRIKFDSSVSSSANSFIRGGYYGTANPRKCSTVDLDTLDDCRPVNCHVKYNGKRNFFNRRQQRCQPVPICIADATKDLPDVAYVPASNTCRDLENAVDEEEVRTLSQGVAEAAWRSEPLPYLSNVYCHHGSKDNATGFCVCHEGWTSQPVDNLEPSTERIHLCNVQMLPWPRLRHNRLKTILTIIAGLLGVLVVLVCCGIVYVIRGGRVPSSACSPDSANCTGRRDREGEIVDEINSCAPNYAGSNAGTCCGSDARTYKRFGLKTMSDISCSPTCRTNRY